The Gossypium hirsutum isolate 1008001.06 chromosome D02, Gossypium_hirsutum_v2.1, whole genome shotgun sequence region CATGTATTGTAAAGAAGGTAATCAATGAACAAACCCTACCCTCagattctaaaaaataaaaatggctaaatgtTCTTAATCATTATCCatctaattattcaaaattttgggAAGTATTCCCTTTCAGCAGCCAATAGGGAAAAATCAAATTGCATTACTTTTTACGGAGGTATATGAAACCAGCCACCACAGAGATTCCAACAATTGCAACAGGAACAGCCCAATATTGCTTTGTCAAATCCATGAGATTCCGAGAGTAATTGGCTGTTTCCTTCTTGGATGCAATTTCAAGTTCTGGGATTATTGGAGCAGATGTGTCAAGCTCACCAATGTAAAAGTTCTGCATGAGCTCCTTTGCACTTTTGCTGTGTCCGGCATCTTCAAAATCATCTGTTGCATCCTTCCCTTCAAGAAAATTATCAGAAGCATGTCATTCGAGGATGCATTATTTCATAATCAGGAAATTCTAAGCTCGCTTAACAAGAAATTTATTAGTCAGTAAGCATAAGAGTATCACCTGTCGCTGCAAGCACTACATCATCACCTCCTGGATGCTCATCCAAATAAGGAGTAACATCATATACCTAAAAAGGGAAAAGACTTTGTATTCAATCAAGATACCAATTAATGGAAAGGAGTTCATTCCCATATCATAACATTTTGATGTTCTTCAAAGGAAAATCGAGCATAAGCGATTGTCCATCCAAGGTGTTAGCTCACCGAGTTCATCACGT contains the following coding sequences:
- the LOC107936222 gene encoding cytochrome b5, whose amino-acid sequence is MPTLTKLYTMEEASQHNTKDDCWVVIDGKVYDVTPYLDEHPGGDDVVLAATGKDATDDFEDAGHSKSAKELMQNFYIGELDTSAPIIPELEIASKKETANYSRNLMDLTKQYWAVPVAIVGISVVAGFIYLRKK